Proteins found in one Coffea eugenioides isolate CCC68of chromosome 5, Ceug_1.0, whole genome shotgun sequence genomic segment:
- the LOC113770851 gene encoding protein RRNAD1 isoform X1, translating to MSSGNGNGKSMFSCKTASETLEWINAVIEFIEPYRFLIDAHVVNFFKDGLWEAVPKDWMDCLSKDPIQNLLSIPSGLVHDHWPASLKEFVLTLKSLSFPRHQANLFQEFPGLDMTSLNNVLAQGMNRKKKHEIEAVAAVVSSVARNIGSTRVVDVGAGQGYLAQVLSFQHGLSVYAIDACLHHGKVTDARAERVRKYYASKMRKSGLESRELSIPKTVTCQVLSANMLNNLSSSFIQGEHAKKPNVVSEIMSEQREGPHESELPSTSDVFCSSSLILAGLHACGDLSVTMLRTFLESDQVKSVISIGCCYNLLSEDDSDKASSVCGFPMSKGVKFTGFALGRSARDLACQSAERWKCLGEFAGLHNFELHAFRAAFQMVLSQYYPKLLMESPSLGRQGKALRRQQHQKILESNLSYEEPKFFSASSSTNISKEGSRFAFACIESRDTEKKVAGSCCDIDGLSCESFGESSMNEETSSFDRFSLFLEFCHSGLNRLGLHYLSDKELHKVWEETEPFSVLIGPYWSLRAALGPVLETIILLDRLLFLQEQGSIVEAVMLPIFDPVLSPRNVALIAKKRTTPV from the exons ATGAGCAGCGGCAACGGCAACGGCAAGAGCATGTTTTCGTGCAAGACAGCAAGTGAAACCCTAGAGTGGATTAACGCAGTCATAGAATTCATTGAGCCCTACAGATTCTTGATCGATGCCCACGTCGTTAATTTCTTCAAGGACGGCCTCTGGGAAGCAGTCCCCAAAGACTGGATGGATTGCCTTTCCAAGGATCCCATCCAAAATCTCCTCAGTATTCCCTCCGGTCTCGTTCAC GATCACTGGCCGGCTTCCCTCAAGGAATTCGTGCTTACTTTAAagtctctttcttttcctcgtCACCAAGCTAATTTGTTCCAG GAATTTCCTGGTCTGGATATGACTTCATTGAATAATGTTCTAGCTCAAGGCATGAATCGTAAGAAAAAACATGAA ATTGAAGCTGTTGCTGCAGTAGTTAGTTCAGTTGCAAGGAATATTGGATCCACTAGAGTAGTTGATGTTGGTGCTGGACAG GGTTATCTGGCACAAGTACTTTCCTTCCAACACGGGCTTTCTGTGTATGCAATTGATGCCTGTTTGCATCACGGGAAAGTTACAGATGCAAGAGCTGAGCGAGTTAGAAAGTATTATGCTTCTAAGATGCGCAAATCAGG ATTGGAAAGCAGAGAGTTGAGCATCCCGAAGACAGTAACATGCCAGGTGCTGTCTGCTAATATGCTGAATAACTTGAGTAGCTCCTTTATTCAGGGGGAACATGCAAAGAAGCCAAATGTAGTAAGCGAGATTATGTCTGAACAACGTGAAGGACCTCATGAGAGTGAATTGCCTTCTACCTCTGATGTGTTTTGCAGCTCTTCGTTGATCCTTGCTGGACTTCATGCCTGTGGTGATCTTTCAGTGACAATGCTAAG GACATTCTTGGAGTCCGACCAAGTTAAATCTGTCATTAGCATTGGGTGTTGCTACAATTTATTGTCCGAGGATGATAGTGACAAAGCTTCTTCTGTCTGCGGGTTTCCAATGAGCAAAGGTGTTAAATTTACAGGCTTTGCACTGGGGAGAAGTGCGCGTGATCTTGCTTGTCAG AGTGCAGAAAGGTGGAAGTGTTTGGGAGAATTTGCTGGCCTTCATAATTTTGAGTTGCATGCTTTTCGTGCTGCTTTCCAGATG GTTCTTTCACAATATTATCCAAAATTGTTGATGGAAAGTCCTTCCCTAGGGCGTCAAGGGAAAGCTTTACGCCGCCAACAGCACCAGAAGATCCTGGAGTCTAATTTGAGCTATGAAGAGCCTAAATTCTTCTCAGCTTCCTCATCTACAAACATCTCTAAGGAAGGAAGTCGGTTTGCCTTTGCTTGTATAGAAAGCAGAGATACTGAGAAAAAAG TTGCAGGTTCATGCTGTGATATTGATGGCCTTTCTTGTGAATCTTTTGGTGAGAGTTCCATGAATGAAGAGACTAGTTCTTTTGACAGATTCTCACTGTTTTTGGAATTTTGCCACTCTGGACTAAACCGTCTTGGCCTCCATTATTTGTCGGACAAAGAACTTCACAAAGTGTGGGAGGAAACAGAACCATTTTCT GTATTAATTGGACCTTACTGGTCTCTTCGTGCTGCTTTGGGACCCGTTCTGGAAACTATTATTCTGCTTGATAGATTGTTGTTCCTCCAGGAGCAAGGCAGTATCGTAGAAGCAGTCATGTTACCTATATTTGATCCTGTATTATCTCCAAGGAACGTAGCTTTAATCGCAAAGAAAAGGACGACACCTGTGTAG
- the LOC113770851 gene encoding protein RRNAD1 isoform X2, which translates to MSSGNGNGKSMFSCKTASETLEWINAVIEFIEPYRFLIDAHVVNFFKDGLWEAVPKDWMDCLSKDPIQNLLSIPSGLVHDHWPASLKEFVLTLKSLSFPRHQANLFQEFPGLDMTSLNNVLAQGMNRKKKHEIEAVAAVVSSVARNIGSTRVVDVGAGQGYLAQVLSFQHGLSVYAIDACLHHGKVTDARAERVRKYYASKMRKSGLESRELSIPKTVTCQVLSANMLNNLSSSFIQGEHAKKPNVVSEIMSEQREGPHESELPSTSDVFCSSSLILAGLHACGDLSVTMLRTFLESDQVKSVISIGCCYNLLSEDDSDKASSVCGFPMSKGVKFTGFALGRSARDLACQSAERWKCLGEFAGLHNFELHAFRAAFQMVLSQYYPKLLMESPSLGRQGKALRRQQHQKILESNLSYEEPKFFSASSSTNISKEGSRFAFACIESRDTEKKGSCCDIDGLSCESFGESSMNEETSSFDRFSLFLEFCHSGLNRLGLHYLSDKELHKVWEETEPFSVLIGPYWSLRAALGPVLETIILLDRLLFLQEQGSIVEAVMLPIFDPVLSPRNVALIAKKRTTPV; encoded by the exons ATGAGCAGCGGCAACGGCAACGGCAAGAGCATGTTTTCGTGCAAGACAGCAAGTGAAACCCTAGAGTGGATTAACGCAGTCATAGAATTCATTGAGCCCTACAGATTCTTGATCGATGCCCACGTCGTTAATTTCTTCAAGGACGGCCTCTGGGAAGCAGTCCCCAAAGACTGGATGGATTGCCTTTCCAAGGATCCCATCCAAAATCTCCTCAGTATTCCCTCCGGTCTCGTTCAC GATCACTGGCCGGCTTCCCTCAAGGAATTCGTGCTTACTTTAAagtctctttcttttcctcgtCACCAAGCTAATTTGTTCCAG GAATTTCCTGGTCTGGATATGACTTCATTGAATAATGTTCTAGCTCAAGGCATGAATCGTAAGAAAAAACATGAA ATTGAAGCTGTTGCTGCAGTAGTTAGTTCAGTTGCAAGGAATATTGGATCCACTAGAGTAGTTGATGTTGGTGCTGGACAG GGTTATCTGGCACAAGTACTTTCCTTCCAACACGGGCTTTCTGTGTATGCAATTGATGCCTGTTTGCATCACGGGAAAGTTACAGATGCAAGAGCTGAGCGAGTTAGAAAGTATTATGCTTCTAAGATGCGCAAATCAGG ATTGGAAAGCAGAGAGTTGAGCATCCCGAAGACAGTAACATGCCAGGTGCTGTCTGCTAATATGCTGAATAACTTGAGTAGCTCCTTTATTCAGGGGGAACATGCAAAGAAGCCAAATGTAGTAAGCGAGATTATGTCTGAACAACGTGAAGGACCTCATGAGAGTGAATTGCCTTCTACCTCTGATGTGTTTTGCAGCTCTTCGTTGATCCTTGCTGGACTTCATGCCTGTGGTGATCTTTCAGTGACAATGCTAAG GACATTCTTGGAGTCCGACCAAGTTAAATCTGTCATTAGCATTGGGTGTTGCTACAATTTATTGTCCGAGGATGATAGTGACAAAGCTTCTTCTGTCTGCGGGTTTCCAATGAGCAAAGGTGTTAAATTTACAGGCTTTGCACTGGGGAGAAGTGCGCGTGATCTTGCTTGTCAG AGTGCAGAAAGGTGGAAGTGTTTGGGAGAATTTGCTGGCCTTCATAATTTTGAGTTGCATGCTTTTCGTGCTGCTTTCCAGATG GTTCTTTCACAATATTATCCAAAATTGTTGATGGAAAGTCCTTCCCTAGGGCGTCAAGGGAAAGCTTTACGCCGCCAACAGCACCAGAAGATCCTGGAGTCTAATTTGAGCTATGAAGAGCCTAAATTCTTCTCAGCTTCCTCATCTACAAACATCTCTAAGGAAGGAAGTCGGTTTGCCTTTGCTTGTATAGAAAGCAGAGATACTGAGAAAAAAG GTTCATGCTGTGATATTGATGGCCTTTCTTGTGAATCTTTTGGTGAGAGTTCCATGAATGAAGAGACTAGTTCTTTTGACAGATTCTCACTGTTTTTGGAATTTTGCCACTCTGGACTAAACCGTCTTGGCCTCCATTATTTGTCGGACAAAGAACTTCACAAAGTGTGGGAGGAAACAGAACCATTTTCT GTATTAATTGGACCTTACTGGTCTCTTCGTGCTGCTTTGGGACCCGTTCTGGAAACTATTATTCTGCTTGATAGATTGTTGTTCCTCCAGGAGCAAGGCAGTATCGTAGAAGCAGTCATGTTACCTATATTTGATCCTGTATTATCTCCAAGGAACGTAGCTTTAATCGCAAAGAAAAGGACGACACCTGTGTAG